One window of Methanothermobacter tenebrarum genomic DNA carries:
- the galE gene encoding UDP-glucose 4-epimerase GalE yields the protein MIFIVGGAGYIGSHVNKLLSNEGYKTLILDNLSKGHEEFVKWGKFIKGDLKDKRLLARIFKEYDINAVMHFAALTDVRESIQDPGSYYKNNVKNTLNLLDAMRENVKKFIFSSTCAVYGNPLEIPITEDHPCNPISPYGRSKLMIENILEDYSRAYDFNYVSLRYFNAAGADPQTEIGEWHEPETHLIPIILDAAIGKRENVQIFGTDYPTPDGTCIRDYIHVMDLANAHYKALRLLEEDKSEIFNLGNGNGFSVKEIIETCKEITGEKIHTIESKKRPGDPPILIGSSKKAKRILRWRPEFADIKDIIETAWEWHQKLNRETI from the coding sequence ATGATATTCATTGTCGGTGGTGCAGGTTACATCGGATCCCATGTTAACAAACTCCTATCAAATGAAGGATATAAGACACTAATACTCGACAATCTTAGTAAAGGACATGAAGAATTTGTCAAATGGGGGAAATTCATAAAAGGAGACCTTAAAGATAAAAGACTACTTGCGAGGATCTTCAAAGAATATGACATAAATGCAGTGATGCATTTTGCAGCCCTCACCGACGTAAGAGAATCCATCCAAGACCCCGGATCCTATTACAAGAACAACGTCAAGAACACATTAAACCTCCTAGATGCCATGCGAGAAAATGTTAAAAAATTCATCTTCTCATCTACCTGCGCAGTCTATGGGAACCCACTGGAGATCCCAATAACCGAGGATCATCCATGCAATCCCATAAGCCCCTATGGTCGCTCCAAACTCATGATAGAAAACATCCTAGAAGATTACAGTAGAGCATATGATTTCAATTACGTTTCACTAAGATACTTTAACGCCGCTGGCGCAGACCCCCAAACCGAGATAGGGGAATGGCACGAACCAGAAACCCACCTAATACCAATAATATTAGATGCTGCAATCGGTAAAAGGGAAAACGTTCAAATCTTCGGCACAGATTACCCAACACCAGACGGCACATGCATAAGAGATTACATCCATGTAATGGACCTTGCAAATGCACATTACAAGGCCCTAAGGCTCCTAGAAGAGGATAAAAGCGAAATCTTCAACCTAGGCAATGGAAACGGGTTCTCAGTGAAAGAAATTATAGAAACTTGCAAAGAAATCACAGGAGAGAAAATACACACAATAGAATCAAAGAAAAGACCAGGAGACCCCCCAATCCTAATTGGAAGCTCAAAAAAGGCCAAGAGAATCCTCAGATGGAGGCCGGAATTCGCCGATATAAAAGATATAATCGAAACAGCATGGGAATGGCACCAAAAACTTAACAGGGAGACTATTTAG
- a CDS encoding adenylosuccinate synthetase codes for MTCTVLVGGGWGDEGKGKCITYLCYHDKPSIIARAGVGPNAGHSVEFKGEKYALRLTPSGFVHRDAKLLIGAGVLIDPEVFLSEMENLNKYNVKGRTFIDHRCAIIEEKHKIQDRSSDYLSKKIGSTGTGCGPANAERVMRTAKLAREIPELEEYLTDVPLEINKTLDEGSDVFIEGSQGFGLSLYYGTYPYVTSKDTTASTAAADVGVGPTRIDEVITVFKAYATRVGKGPFPTEISQEEAEKMGLEEYGTVTGRRRRIGLFDMDMARESCMINGATQIAVTCVDRLYPRCERVREYSKLSSDAKRFIEEIEDATGVPVTIISTGPDLEDTIDLRSELL; via the coding sequence ATGACATGTACTGTGCTAGTAGGTGGCGGATGGGGTGACGAAGGTAAAGGGAAATGTATAACCTACCTTTGTTACCATGATAAACCATCCATAATCGCCAGGGCTGGTGTAGGACCCAACGCAGGGCACTCAGTAGAATTCAAAGGCGAAAAGTATGCCTTAAGACTTACACCATCCGGTTTTGTTCATAGAGATGCTAAGCTGTTAATTGGAGCTGGTGTACTAATAGACCCCGAAGTCTTCCTCTCTGAAATGGAAAATCTGAACAAGTATAATGTCAAGGGGAGAACCTTCATAGATCATAGATGCGCCATCATCGAAGAAAAGCATAAAATCCAGGACAGATCATCTGATTACCTGTCAAAGAAGATAGGGAGTACAGGTACAGGTTGCGGTCCTGCAAATGCGGAACGGGTTATGAGAACAGCTAAACTTGCAAGGGAAATACCTGAATTAGAAGAATATTTGACTGACGTCCCCCTTGAAATAAACAAGACCCTTGATGAAGGCAGTGATGTTTTCATTGAAGGTTCACAGGGATTTGGCCTTTCACTCTATTATGGGACCTACCCATATGTCACTAGTAAGGACACTACCGCAAGCACGGCCGCGGCTGATGTGGGTGTCGGGCCAACCCGTATAGACGAGGTTATCACGGTATTCAAAGCATATGCTACCAGGGTGGGTAAGGGACCGTTCCCTACGGAGATAAGCCAGGAAGAAGCCGAGAAGATGGGCTTGGAAGAGTATGGTACTGTTACTGGTAGGAGGAGGAGGATAGGCCTTTTTGACATGGACATGGCAAGGGAATCATGCATGATAAATGGTGCAACCCAGATAGCGGTTACTTGTGTTGATCGTCTATATCCAAGATGTGAAAGGGTCCGTGAATATTCCAAGCTCTCAAGTGATGCTAAAAGGTTTATCGAGGAGATAGAGGATGCTACGGGGGTTCCGGTGACTATAATATCCACTGGCCCGGATCTTGAGGATACTATTGATTTGAGGAGTGAACTTTTATAA
- a CDS encoding metal-dependent hydrolase, whose translation MDILAHIFIPLTIAYFLKKELNPYYTFTLAFLGLLPDLDKVIGLPGILHSIITLTIIILPILIIEKITKRSWTYTSIIAFFILSHLLLDLLDASPIFPLYPFTNIGLIIEFPLKISFTNPSFSFTGPPIQVTYTRLETGFNTYGGIISGFGITSMLLFITLLTTTKNRENTQ comes from the coding sequence ATGGACATACTAGCCCACATATTCATACCCCTGACAATAGCATATTTCCTCAAAAAAGAACTCAACCCATACTATACCTTCACCTTAGCCTTTCTAGGCCTACTACCAGACCTCGACAAGGTCATAGGATTGCCCGGCATCCTACATTCCATTATTACACTAACAATCATCATATTACCAATCCTTATAATCGAAAAAATCACCAAAAGATCCTGGACCTATACGAGTATAATAGCCTTCTTCATACTCTCCCATCTCCTACTAGACCTCCTAGACGCCTCCCCAATATTCCCACTCTACCCATTCACTAACATCGGCCTAATAATAGAATTCCCCCTGAAGATATCATTCACCAACCCCAGTTTTTCATTCACAGGCCCACCTATACAAGTAACCTACACCAGACTCGAAACAGGTTTTAACACATACGGAGGGATCATATCAGGCTTTGGGATAACATCAATGCTCCTTTTCATCACACTACTTACAACAACCAAAAATAGGGAGAACACACAATAA
- a CDS encoding helix-turn-helix domain-containing protein, with amino-acid sequence MLGYKFRIYPSKTVEDKLLEHLDLCRWLYNRLLQELNETRTETNPQ; translated from the coding sequence ATGCTCGGCTACAAATTCCGCATTTACCCATCGAAAACAGTTGAAGATAAACTACTTGAACATCTTGACCTTTGCAGGTGGCTCTACAACCGCCTACTCCAAGAACTAAACGAAACCAGAACAGAAACCAACCCCCAATGA
- a CDS encoding DUF4064 domain-containing protein, which translates to MVEEMRTSRILEMVLGIIGSIFGLLGGLFAIFFSVFASEVLYLGISAVMASILGIIGAVYVRENPRNGGIILIVSAIWLLISISAFAIPGTVFLGISGILAIIRR; encoded by the coding sequence TTGGTTGAAGAGATGCGGACTTCTAGGATACTTGAAATGGTGCTTGGGATAATTGGGAGCATATTCGGACTCCTTGGCGGTCTTTTTGCAATCTTTTTTTCGGTGTTTGCATCAGAGGTGCTCTATCTTGGTATAAGCGCAGTGATGGCATCTATCCTGGGTATAATAGGGGCCGTTTATGTGCGTGAAAACCCAAGGAATGGTGGTATAATCTTGATTGTAAGCGCTATATGGCTCCTGATAAGCATATCAGCATTCGCGATCCCAGGGACCGTATTTTTAGGTATAAGTGGTATTTTAGCCATTATAAGGAGGTGA
- a CDS encoding FxLYD domain-containing protein produces MEKLAPLVLLVLVVAACGCASEETSNLTSEETSNLTSEETSNLKVEDLKVVPKGYGFYTVTGQITPSTDFDYLEIVLKWYDAEGKVVGTDPLAWNTNNAKAGETIKFSASSYVEGGTPAKVDIMISDTPFSGGYEDSTIYKTTINV; encoded by the coding sequence ATGGAGAAACTAGCGCCTCTAGTATTATTGGTGCTTGTAGTGGCTGCTTGTGGATGTGCATCAGAGGAGACCAGCAATTTAACATCAGAAGAGACCAGCAATTTAACATCAGAAGAGACCAGCAATTTAAAAGTAGAAGACCTTAAAGTAGTGCCGAAAGGCTATGGCTTTTATACTGTAACCGGTCAAATAACACCCTCAACAGACTTTGATTATCTCGAGATCGTGCTTAAATGGTACGATGCAGAAGGTAAAGTCGTAGGAACTGATCCGCTTGCATGGAACACTAACAATGCCAAGGCAGGGGAAACTATTAAGTTCAGCGCATCATCATACGTAGAGGGGGGTACACCAGCGAAGGTCGATATAATGATATCTGACACTCCTTTCTCAGGTGGATATGAAGATTCAACTATCTACAAGACCACCATAAACGTCTAA